In Primulina eburnea isolate SZY01 chromosome 5, ASM2296580v1, whole genome shotgun sequence, a single window of DNA contains:
- the LOC140832857 gene encoding glyceraldehyde-3-phosphate dehydrogenase B, chloroplastic-like, protein MACHSNSAPSRMPSSSRLHSETPHSFPAQCFSKKLEVAEFSGLKSNVGVAFAKNAREASFFDVVNAQIIPKTAGLTPFKGETVAKLKVAINGFGRIGRNFVRCWHGRKDSPLDVVVINDSAGVKNACHLLKYDSMLGTFKANVEIVDKETISVDGNNIKVVSSRDPLQLPWGELGIDIVIEGTGVFVDGPGAGKHIQAGAKKVIITAPAKGADIPTYVVGVNEKDYYHEISDIISNASCTTNCLAPFVMVMDEEFGIVKGTMTTTHSYTGDQRLLDASHRDLRRARAAALNIVPTTTGAAKAVSLVLPQLKGKLNGIALRVPTPNVSVVDLVVNVVKKGLTAEDVNAAFRKASEGPLAGILDVCDIPLVSVDFRCSDVSCTIDSSLTMVMGDDMVKVVAWYDNEWGYSQRVVDLAHLVATKWPGATAEGTGDPLEDFCKTSPGDEECKVYEA, encoded by the exons ATGGCTTGCCACTCAAATTCAGCTCCATCAAGAATGCCATCAAGCTCCAGGCTTCACTCTGAGACCCCCCATTCTTTCCCTGCTCAATGCTTCTCTAAG AAGCTGGAAGTGGCAGAATTTTCTGGTCTCAAGTCCAATGTTGGTGTCGCATTTGCCAAGAATGCTAGGGAGGCTTCTTTCTTTGATGTAGTTAATGCACAGATCATTCCAAAG ACAGCTGGATTGACACCCTTTAAAGGCGAGACTGTTGCCAAATTGAAGGTAGCAATAAATGGTTTTGGCCGAATTGGTAGAAACTTCGTCCGGTGCTGGCATGGCCGTAAAGATTCGCCGCTTGATGTTGTTGTCATCAATGACAGTGCTGGAGTGAAAAAT GCTTGTCACCTATTGAAGTATGATTCCATGCTTGGCACATTCAAGGCGAACGTTGAAATAGTGGATAAAGAGACGATAAGCGTAGATGGAAACAATATTAAGGTTGTTTCTAGTAGGGATCCTCTCCAACTTCCATGGGGCGAGCTTGGAATCGACATTGTAATTGAG GGGACAGGTGTTTTTGTAGATGGTCCAGGAGCTGGAAAGCACATTCAAGCTGGAGCCAAGAAAGTTATTATTACTGCTCCGGCAAAAGGTGCTGATATTCCAACTTATGTTGTCGGTGTAAACGAAAAAGACTATTACCACGAGATTTCTGATATTATAAG CAATGCTTCTTGCACTACCAACTGTTTGGCGCCTTTCGTTATGGTTATGGATGAAGAATTCG GCATTGTGAAGGGAACCATGACAACCACTCACTCGTACACCGGTGATCAG AGGCTTCTGGATGCTTCACACCGGGATCTGAGGAGGGCTAGAGCTGCTGCACTGAACATTGTGCCCACAACCACCGGTGCAGCAAAGGCCGTTTCACTCGTGTTGCCTCAGCTGAAAGGCAAGCTCAATGGCATTGCTCTTCGAGTCCCAACACCTAATGTATCGGTCGTTGATCTTGTTGTAAATGTCGTGAAGAAAGGACTAACGGCTGAAGATGTCAATGCTGCATTTAGAAAGGCATCGGAAGGGCCATTAGCTGGTATATTAGACGTATGTGACATCCCTCTCGTATCAGTTGATTTCCGTTGCTCTGATGTTTCGTGTACCATCGATTCGTCGTTGACAATGGTCATGGGAGACGATATGGTCAAGGTGGTGGCTTGGTACGACAATGAATGGGGATACAG CCAAAGAGTGGTTGATTTGGCTCATTTGGTGGCGACCAAGTGGCCGGGAGCGACGGCAGAAGGGACTGGAGATCCACTGGAGGACTTCTGCAAGACTAGCCCTGGAGATGAGGAGTGCAAAGTTTATGAAGCTTAA
- the LOC140832859 gene encoding F-box/kelch-repeat protein At5g42350-like, translating to MSSPRLTGEDHIESLSVSKRLVRSMSQKFKKKNQKIEVHEEDEVSGMSLRCLSLYGRGGGCKVGADTGEDYGNSGSRRRSSASEEGKGYTMICGTEEATVDCFAYGMKEKFWRKNNRKLLTFNAVQQNNIVNARLPDDILEMCLVRLPLTSLMNARLVCKKWRNLTTTPRFMQMRREGLFQNPWLFVFGVVKDGYCSGEIHAFDVSLKQWHKLDSHVLKGRFLFSVTSIQDDIYIVGGCSSLTNFGRVDRSSFKTHKGVLAFSPSTKSWRKVAAMKYARSSPILGISEFSSDCLIIRNQQNRTDRRFYRPRVGGVSDVYEDPHRLSVRRQSRHSLDENDNSLIPNIKTFKFVRQKHESSHSKDSRKFIMIAVGGLGSWDEPLDSGEIYDSVSNKWTEIQRVPPDFGVACSGVICDGIFYVYSESDRLVGYDIERGYWTRIQTTPFPPRLHEYYPKLISCKNRLLMLSVSWCEGDGQIGRRNKAVRKLWELDLEYRSWTEVSVHPDAPMDWNAAFVADEDLIFGVEMFKIFGQVLDFLTMFNVSDTRTTNWSHISRNHVAHDLDASSCMTKSMAVLRL from the coding sequence ATGTCCTCGCCAAGATTAACGGGGGAAGACCATATTGAGTCTTTGAGTGTTTCCAAACGTCTTGTGAGGAGTATGAGCCAGAAGTTCAAAAAAAAGAACCAAAAAATCGAAGTTCATGAAGAAGATGAGGTGTCTGGCATGTCTTTGAGATGCCTTTCACTTTATGGTCGTGGTGGAGGTTGCAAAGTAGGCGCTGACACCGGTGAAGATTATGGTAATTCAGGCAGTAGAAGACGGTCAAGTGCAAGTGAGGAGGGAAAAGGGTACACTATGATATGTGGAACTGAGGAAGCAACTGTTGATTGCTTCGCCTATGGTATGAAGGAGAAGTTTTGGAGGAAGAACAATAGAAAGCTTCTAACATTTAATGCAGTTCAACAAAACAATATCGTGAATGCGCGTCTGCCGGATGACATTCTTGAGATGTGCTTGGTTCGACTACCACTGACGAGTCTGATGAATGCCCGTCTTGTCTGCAAGAAATGGAGAAACTTGACGACAACTCCTAGGTTCATGCAAATGAGGAGGGAAGGCTTGTTCCAAAATCCATGGTTATTTGTGTTTGGTGTTGTGAAAGACGGGTATTGTTCCGGAGAAATACATGCATTTGATGTTTCCCTCAAGCAATGGCACAAATTAGATTCTCATGTTCTAAAAGGAAGATTTTTGTTCTCAGTTACGAGCATCCAGGATGATATTTATATCGTTGGGGGTTGTTCTAGCTTGACCAACTTTGGCAGGGTGGACAGGAGCTCATTCAAGACTCACAAAGGTGTATTGGCATTTAGCCCCTCAACTAAATCATGGCGTAAAGTTGCTGCCATGAAGTATGCTAGATCGTCACCCATATTAGGAATTTCAGAGTTCAGTTCTGATTGTTTGATCATTAGAAATCAACAAAATCGAACTGACAGACGTTTCTACAGGCCAAGAGTTGGCGGTGTATCCGATGTTTATGAGGATCCACACCGACTCTCAGTTAGACGCCAATCTAGGCACTCTCTTGATGAAAATGACAACTCACTAATTCCCAATATCAAGACATTCAAATTTGTTAGGCAAAAACATGAAAGCTCACACAGCAAAGATAGTAGAAAATTCATAATGATTGCTGTTGGAGGTCTTGGATCGTGGGATGAACCATTGGATTCCGGGGAAATCTATGATTCTGTATCAAATAAATGGACAGAGATTCAAAGGGTACCTCCAGATTTTGGCGTTGCTTGTTCTGGTGTCATCTGTGATGGGATTTTCTACGTTTATTCAGAGAGCGACAGACTTGTTGGATACGACATAGAAAGGGGATATTGGACCAGAATCCAAACTACCCCCTTCCCACCCCGTTTGCATGAATATTATCCGAAACTTATATCCTGCAAGAATCGGCTATTAATGCTCTCCGTTTCTTGGTGCGAAGGAGATGGTCAAATTGGCCGGAGAAACAAAGCTGTTAGGAAGCTTTGGGAACTTGATCTTGAGTATCGATCTTGGACAGAGGTTTCTGTACATCCTGATGCCCCAATGGATTGGAACGCAGCGTTTGTGGCTGATGAAGACCTTATTTTCGGGGTCGAAATGTTCAAGATTTTTGGACAGGTATTGGATTTCCTCACTATGTTTAACGTTTCCGACACTAGAACAACGAACTGGAGTCATATTTCAAGGAACCATGTGGCGCATGATTTGGATGCTTCTTCCTGCATGACAAAATCAATGGCAGTGCTTCGTTTGTAA